The following DNA comes from Mycobacterium sp. MS1601.
TGTCTGTGGTCTTCCACCAGACGATCTGAAGCGCAGGAAGGTCGGTGCTGAGTGAGGTCGTATGATCGTCGACCCGTTGCGGTGTCAGCTCGACGAAAGCTGCTGCCATCGGCAGTGAGCCCTAGGACGAGCGACCGTTGACGCGGCGCGGTACGCGCCACGGGTTCGCATCGATGAGGGCAGGGGGCAAATGCGCTTCGGGTACCGACTGGTAGGTCAGCGGTCGTAACCAACGCCGAATCGCACTGGCTCCGACCGATGTATGAATAGAGTTGGTGGCCGGATATGGGCCTCCGTGGTGCTGGGCCCAGCTGACCGCTACGCCGGTGGGCCACCCGTTCCAAATGACGCGCCCCGACGTGCGTGCCACTGCGGCAAGCAGCGCTGCGGCATCGGCGTCATCGACGGTCCCGTGGACGGTTGATGTCAATGTCCCCGGCAGGACGGCCAACGTCGCGTGGAGTTCAGCGATGGAGGTGTAGGTGACGATCAAGCCGAACGGCCCGAAGCACTCTTGGGCGAGCACCGCTGCATCGTCCTGCAGGGCCCGAGCATTCGTCATGGCGATCACCGGGCGCACTGCCCTGTCATCGCGGCCATCTTGCTCGGGCCACAACATAGGTCTGACATCTTTGTGTTCCATGATCGACCGAGACACTTCGAGGAAGGATCGTCGTATTCCACTGTGCAACAGCGTAAAAGGATTATCCTCTAGGTTTTCACGGACGAGCCACTGAATTGAACTCGTCTCGGGGACAAAGAGAATGCCGGGTTTGGTGCAGAACTGCCCGGCCCCGAGGAACACCGACTCGAGGAACTGGCCTGCGATGTGTCCGGGTCGTTCCCGGGCCGCGGCAGGCGTCACGAACACCGGGTTGGTGCTGCCGAACTCGCCGTAGAACGGGATGGGGTTAGCCCGACCGGCCGCTAGATCAGCCAGTGCCCGGCCGCCCGATGTCGAACCAGTGAATCCGACAGCCGTGATGCGCTGATCTGTGACGAGTTGACGACCGACGTCGAGACCGTGCAGCACTCCAAAGGTGCCGGCCGGGGCGCCGCCGGCGCGAAGCCCCTCGTCGATCACCTGCGCGTAGGCGGTAGTCAGTCGAGGTTGGGCAGGATGTGCCTTCGCGATGACCGGACAACCGGCAGCCAGGGCCGACGCGGTGTCACCGCCACCAAGTCCGAACGCAAATGGGAAGTTGCTGGCCCCGAACACCGCGACGGGACCGCTGGGTACCAAGATGCGGCGTAGATCGGGGCGGGGAACCGGAAGCAGGTCGGCGTCGGCGGTATCGATCGTGGCCTCCAGCCAGGAACCCTCCGCGACAACCTCTGCGAACATTCGGAGTTGCATCGTAGTGCGTGCAACCTCGCCGTCCAGGCGCGCCTGCGGAAGTGAACTATCGGCGGCCGCCAGCGGCACCAGTGCGCCGCGGTGCGCGTCGAGCGCGTCGGCTACGGACCGCAGAACCTGTGCTCGCTGACTCAGGTCCATACTCGCCAAGGGCGCCGCCGCGGTCGCGGCGGCGCAGAGAACTTGTTCATAATCCTGTCCGCCGATATCTGAAATTATCTGTGTAGCAGTCACTTCCATTGTCCTTCCTGTCGAGTTCCGGGCTCCGCAGCCGGAGGCTCTGACAGCTCAGTCTGTCGGAGAACTGCGGTGACGCCATACCTCCATATGGAGATTGTGTGAGTGCGGTCACGAGCGTCAGGATTGGCGTCGCAACAGGAACCGAGCGACTCTGGAGGACGCTGATGACCACAAATAGTGGTCCACTTACCGGGGTTCGGGTACTGGACATGACCCGTCTGGCGCCCGGACCGTATGCGAGCATGCTGCTCGCGGATCTCGGTGCGGAAGTGATCGCCATCGGCGGCGGTAGATCCGGGCTTCCGGTGCCAGCGCTGTCGCGGGGAAAGGAGTTTATCTCCCTGGACCTCAAGACCGAAGCCGGCCGCCGGTCCCTGCACGGGCTCGTCTCCAGAGCCGATGTCTTCCTGGAAGGATTCCGGCCCGGAGTCGCGGCCAAGTTGGGTGCCGGCTATGCAGAATTATCCGCTCTCAACCCCGGGCTCGTGTACTGCAGTGTCACCGGTTACGGACAGGACGGACCGATGGCACAGCGTGCCGGCCATGACATCAACTACCTCGCGGTCGCAGGTGCGCTCGGCACCTTCGGGCCGGCGGATCAACCGCCCACCCCACCCCTGAACTTGGTCGCCGATTTCGCCGGTGGAGGGTTGCTGTCGGCATTCGGCATACTGGGCGCTCTCTTCGACAGGACTCGAACTGGCAGGGGGCGCTACATCGACTCCGCCATGGTGGACGGGGTGCTGTCCATGATGGGAATGAATTTCGCCGATTGGCAGACGCCGACCCTGGCAGCACGCGGGCATGGCGTACTGGCCGGCTCAGTGCCTTTCTACCGTTGCTATCGCTGCGCCGACGGTCGCTACGTCGCGGTGGGGGCGCTCGAGGTGGCTTTCTTCGAACGGTTGTGGACCACCCTCGACCTCGGTGAGGTGCCACACCATTATGACGAGTCCACCTGGGAGCTCATCGAGAAGTCGCTGACCGCGGCGTTCGAAACGAAGACAAGGGCTCAGTGGACCGCGGTGTTCGCTGAAGTGGACGCGTGCGTCACACCGGTGCTCGAACCACACGAACTGGCAACCTTTGACCAGATTGTGGCCAGGGATCCACACTTCGCTCTGGATTCGGTGCCGGTTGTTCCCGTGTTCTCCGGGGGACCCGCAAGGCGCGACACCGACACCCGCGGCAAGACCGAAGAAGTACTGCGCCGCAACGGGATTCCTGAGGACGTAATCACCCGTGCCGTTGCCTGCACCCCATCGGTTGTCACAGGCCTGAGCTGGCCTCCCCTGTGAACCACCGCGTTTCGCCATAACCAATTCGCAGACAAGGAGCAGTACATGCGCACCGAACATCACGAATTTCGCGCCAGCATACGCAAACTCGCACAGGCCAAGATCGCGCCGCATTCCGCCGACGTGGACGACAAGGAACGTTTTCCCGCCGAAGCGTGGTCGGCTCTGTGCAGCAGTGAACTTCCCGGGCTGGCACATCCCGAGAGTCTCGGCGGAAGTGGTGCCGATCTTCTCTCGCAGGTCATCGCGGTAGAAGAAGTCGCAGCATCGTGTGCCAGCTCGGCGCTGGTCCTGCTGGTCAACTGGGCAGGTACGTCCACGGTATTGAGCCAGGGATCTGACGAGCTCAAGCAACTGGTGATACCCGGGGTGGCCTCAGGCGCCGCCGGAGCTGCGTGGTGCATGACGGAACCGCTCGTGGGATCGGACCTGTCAGCAATCTCCACTACAGCAGTGCAGCAGGGTTCGGACTGGATAATCAACGGACAGAAGCGATTTGTCAGCAACGCGCCCTGGGCCGACTGGTACGCGGTCCTGGCCAAGACCGGCGAGAAGAGCCTCGGTGTCTTCATCGTGCACAAGGATGACAATGGCGTCAGCTTCGGAGCACCCGAGAAGAAGATGGGGATGCGCGGAAGCCCGACAACTGACGTGGTTCTCGACGACTGCCGACTCCCCGCGGTTCGTGTTGTCAACGATCCGCACCAAGGGCTGACCTACATATCTGCGGAATTGAACGTCAGTCGTACCCTCATCGCAGCGCAGGCGCTGGGAATCGCTCAGGGAGCCTTCGACGCTGCTGTTGCATACACGACCGACCGTGAGCAGTTCGGGCAGCCCATCGCGCGCTTCCAGATGTTGCGGGGCATGGTCGCCGACATGGCAATCAAGATCGAATCGGCCCGTTCGCTGCTCTATGACGCGGTCCGGCTCATCGAGGCCGGTGAGCCGGCTGCCCGGGCGAAGGCAGCAATGGCGAAGTTGCTCTGCAGTGACAATGCGATGTCGGTGGCCACTGATGCGGTACAGCTGCACGGCGGGTACGGCTTCGTACGTGACTACCCGGTCGAGCGAATGATGCGCGACGCCAAGATCACTCAGATCTACGAGGGCACCAACCAGATCCAACGGCTTCTCGTTGCCAAGTCGGTGTACGGAAAGTAGGTCATTGTGCAGCACTCTGGATCGCAAGCCCTCAGCGGTGTGCGCGTACTCGATCTGGGCGAGATCATGCAAGGCCCCGTCGCCGCGCAGGTGCTCGGCGACCTCGGGGCCGAGGTGATCAAGGTCGAGCGGGGCGCCACGGGCGACATGTTGCGAGGCCTTGATCGCGACTCGCTGCAGGCGCGTCGTCCCAGCGCGTACTTCGCTGCGGTCAACCGAAACAAGCGCAGCATCGCGCTGAACCTGAAATCCGATGAGGGGAAGGAGATTCTGCATCAGCTATTGGTAGATACGGACGTCCTCATCCACAGTTATCGAACCGCGGCGGTACAGCGGCTGGGGTTGACCTACGACGACCTGCACGAGCGCTATCCCAGACTCGTCTACGGAACCGCAACCGGATTCGGGGAAACCGGACCATACGCCCACAAGGCCGGACAGGACATGCTCGCGCAAGCGCTGAGCGGGATGGCGAGGTCGTGCGGCGACCCGTCGATCTCCGCCTACGTGCACCCGGTACCGATGGTCGATTACGCGTCCGGAATGGCCCTGGCTCAGGGGATTCTGGCGGCATTGTTCGAGCGCGAGCGCTCCGGTCGCGGCCAGAAGGTCAGCGTGAACCTCTTCGACACGGCGATGTCGCTGCAGACTCTCGAGAGTTCGACCTTGCTCATGAACGAGCGCGAAACCAATTGGGTAACTGATTGGTACAGCGGTATCTTCGAGACGACAGACGGTATGCTCCTGGTGCTGGGGCTGTTTCGGGAAAACCCCCTGCAGCTTGCGTCCAAAGCGTTGGGCATCGACGATCTGTCCATCCAGCCCGCGTTCGGCTCACCGCAACTCCAGGCCGACAACAAGGAAGCCGCCAATGCGGTGCTGCGTCCACTTGTCGCGAAGCTGAGCACAGCAGAGGCGGCGGAACGCTTCGATGCGGTTGATCTCCTGTGCGCGCCCCTGCTCACTCTGAAAGAGGCACTTGATCATCCCCAAACCCGGCACAACGGCGTGTTGGTCGATGTTGATGTCGAAGGTGTCCGGACGACCCGGCTGATGGGCAATCCGGTTTCCCTGTCACGTACACCCACCCGGGTGCGCCGGGGCGCCCCGAAAGTCGGTGAGCATTCAGAGGAGATCCTGCACGAGCTCGGGCTGTCACCGTCGCAGGTTCAGGATTTGCGGAGCAAGGAAGTGATTCGATGACCAACACGACAGCAATCGACCCGACATCCGGCACGGCCACTGCCATGGTTCTCGAAGAGTTCGGGCATGCCGTGACGGCGCGTACGTTTCCGTTTACTCAGCCCGCCGCCGGCGCTGTCGTTGTGGAGGTGACACACGCAGGAGTCTGTGGAACGGACCTCCACCTGCAGCAGGGTCGACTGACCATTCCGGTACCGGTGATCCTCGGCCACGAGGCAGTGGGCCGAGTGCGTGCCCTCGGCGAGGGAGTCACCAGGGATGCG
Coding sequences within:
- a CDS encoding aldehyde dehydrogenase (NADP(+)) — encoded protein: MEVTATQIISDIGGQDYEQVLCAAATAAAPLASMDLSQRAQVLRSVADALDAHRGALVPLAAADSSLPQARLDGEVARTTMQLRMFAEVVAEGSWLEATIDTADADLLPVPRPDLRRILVPSGPVAVFGASNFPFAFGLGGGDTASALAAGCPVIAKAHPAQPRLTTAYAQVIDEGLRAGGAPAGTFGVLHGLDVGRQLVTDQRITAVGFTGSTSGGRALADLAAGRANPIPFYGEFGSTNPVFVTPAAARERPGHIAGQFLESVFLGAGQFCTKPGILFVPETSSIQWLVRENLEDNPFTLLHSGIRRSFLEVSRSIMEHKDVRPMLWPEQDGRDDRAVRPVIAMTNARALQDDAAVLAQECFGPFGLIVTYTSIAELHATLAVLPGTLTSTVHGTVDDADAAALLAAVARTSGRVIWNGWPTGVAVSWAQHHGGPYPATNSIHTSVGASAIRRWLRPLTYQSVPEAHLPPALIDANPWRVPRRVNGRSS
- a CDS encoding CaiB/BaiF CoA transferase family protein, coding for MTRLAPGPYASMLLADLGAEVIAIGGGRSGLPVPALSRGKEFISLDLKTEAGRRSLHGLVSRADVFLEGFRPGVAAKLGAGYAELSALNPGLVYCSVTGYGQDGPMAQRAGHDINYLAVAGALGTFGPADQPPTPPLNLVADFAGGGLLSAFGILGALFDRTRTGRGRYIDSAMVDGVLSMMGMNFADWQTPTLAARGHGVLAGSVPFYRCYRCADGRYVAVGALEVAFFERLWTTLDLGEVPHHYDESTWELIEKSLTAAFETKTRAQWTAVFAEVDACVTPVLEPHELATFDQIVARDPHFALDSVPVVPVFSGGPARRDTDTRGKTEEVLRRNGIPEDVITRAVACTPSVVTGLSWPPL
- a CDS encoding acyl-CoA dehydrogenase family protein; translation: MRTEHHEFRASIRKLAQAKIAPHSADVDDKERFPAEAWSALCSSELPGLAHPESLGGSGADLLSQVIAVEEVAASCASSALVLLVNWAGTSTVLSQGSDELKQLVIPGVASGAAGAAWCMTEPLVGSDLSAISTTAVQQGSDWIINGQKRFVSNAPWADWYAVLAKTGEKSLGVFIVHKDDNGVSFGAPEKKMGMRGSPTTDVVLDDCRLPAVRVVNDPHQGLTYISAELNVSRTLIAAQALGIAQGAFDAAVAYTTDREQFGQPIARFQMLRGMVADMAIKIESARSLLYDAVRLIEAGEPAARAKAAMAKLLCSDNAMSVATDAVQLHGGYGFVRDYPVERMMRDAKITQIYEGTNQIQRLLVAKSVYGK
- a CDS encoding CaiB/BaiF CoA transferase family protein; protein product: MQHSGSQALSGVRVLDLGEIMQGPVAAQVLGDLGAEVIKVERGATGDMLRGLDRDSLQARRPSAYFAAVNRNKRSIALNLKSDEGKEILHQLLVDTDVLIHSYRTAAVQRLGLTYDDLHERYPRLVYGTATGFGETGPYAHKAGQDMLAQALSGMARSCGDPSISAYVHPVPMVDYASGMALAQGILAALFERERSGRGQKVSVNLFDTAMSLQTLESSTLLMNERETNWVTDWYSGIFETTDGMLLVLGLFRENPLQLASKALGIDDLSIQPAFGSPQLQADNKEAANAVLRPLVAKLSTAEAAERFDAVDLLCAPLLTLKEALDHPQTRHNGVLVDVDVEGVRTTRLMGNPVSLSRTPTRVRRGAPKVGEHSEEILHELGLSPSQVQDLRSKEVIR